Below is a genomic region from Verrucomicrobiales bacterium.
TATCACGTCGATCGCCATTCCTACATCCTGGCGATCGGGGGAGGGGCTCTCCTGGATATGGTCGGACTGGCCGCGGCCACGGCTCATCGCGGGGTACGGCATGTGCGGATCCCGACCACGACGCTGAGCCAGGACGACTCGGGCGTGGGGGTGAAGAACGGCATCAATGCGTTCGGGAAGAAGAACTTTATTGGAACCTTCGCACCTCCGTTTGCGGTCGTGAACGATTTCGATCTGCTGAAGTCGTGTCCGCCTCGGGACAAGCGTTCCGGGTATGTCGAGGCGGTGAAGGTCGCGTTGATTCGGGATGGTGCGTTCTTTGCCTGGATTGAGAGCGAGGCTGCACGGTTGCGACGGTTCCATCCGGAGCCGATGCAGCGGCTGATTTATCGCTGCGCCGAATTGCATGTGAATCACATCTGCACTTCTGGCGACCCGTTTGAGTTTGGTTCCGCCCGGCCTCTCGATTTTGGTCACTGGGCGGCGCATAAGCTGGAACAGCTTTCGGAGTATCGGCTGCGTCACGGGGAAGCCGTGGCGATTGGGATCGCGTTGGATGCGATTTACTCGCGTCGGCGCGGTTTTCTGGATGAGCCGAGCTGCACGCGGATTCTCAACGTGCTCGAGGCCGTGGGCTTTGAGCTGTTCACTCACGAGCTGTTGAATACCAATGCCGACGGCACCCTGATGGTTATCCAAGGCTTGGAGGAGTTTCGGGAGCATCTGGGCGGCCAATTGACGATCACCTTGTTGCGAGGAATTGGGCAGGGCTTTGAGGTTCATGAAATGGATTCGAAAGTCGTTCTGCAATCCATCGAAGAGCTGACCAACCGCAACTCCATGGGAAACAAAAAGAGCCCCAAGCGTCGGCGGCCGACCGGCTGAAACGATTCCCCTCATCGAACTGCCTATGCCCAGAGTCGCTGTCTTGAATGTGGTTGGTCTTTGCGAGAGGCATCTCGGTGCCCACACGCCCCAGATCAGCGCTTTTGTTCGCAACGGCACGTTGCATCATGTCGAACCGGTGCTGCCGGCCGTCACCTGCACGGCTCAGTCTACCTATCTCACTGGGTTACCTCCCGGCGAACATGGAGCGGTTGCCAACGGATGGTACCATCGGGAATTGGCCGAGGTGCAGTTCTGGAAGCAATCCAACCATGTCGTGCACGGACGCAAACTCTGGGAAGATCTGCGATCGCGTGTGCCTGGGTTCACCTGTGCCAAACTATTTTGGTGGTACAACATGTATTCCAGCGCGGACTATTCGATCACTCCGCGACCCATGTATCCGGCCGATGGCCGGAAGTTCTTCGACGTTTATTCCTGGCCGTATTCGATTCGGCCCGAGGTGAAGCAAAAGCTGGGAGAGTTTCCGTTTCCCGGTTTCTGGGGGCCGGCGGCAGGGAAGGCTTCGCCGGCCGGTGGACCCGATTGCGCCACCCGGTGGATCGCCGACTCCGCGAAATGGATCGAGGAGAAGTATTCTCCGACGCTCAACCTCGTTTACCTTCCCCACCTCGATTACAACCTGCAGCGCGTCGGTCCCAACGATCCATCGATCGCGGTGGATCTAAAGCAGATTGATGACATTGTCGGGGATCTTATCCGCTTTTTCTCGTCGCGCAACATGCAGGTGGTTCTGCTTTCGGAGTATGGCATCACCGAGGTGTCGCAGCCGATTCATCTGAATCGGATCTTTCGGGAGCGGGGGTGGTTGACCATCAAGGAAGAGTTGGGGCTGGAACTGCTCGATGCCGGTAACAGCCGAGCGTTCGCCGTGGCGGATCACCAGGTCGCTCATGTGTATGTGAACGATCGTTCCATCCTGACCCAGGTGCGTGACGCGGTGTGCGGTGCGGCGGGCGTGGAGACGGTCTTGGGCAGTGAGGAACAGGTGGCTCGGGGGTTGAAGCATGACCGCGCCGGCGACTTGATTGCCGTGGCGGATTCCAAGTCGTGGTTTACTTATTATTATTGGATGGACGATAGACGGGCGCCCGATTTTGCCCGCTGTGTCGATATTCATCGCAAGCCCGGGTATGATCCGGTGGAGCTGTTTGTGGATCCCACGCTCGCGGCCCCGAAGTTGAAAATTGCCTGGCGGCTGCTGCAGAAGAAACTCGGGTTTCGCATGCTGATGGATCTGATTCCCTTGGACGCGACTCTGGTGAAAGGCTCGCACGGGGCAAGGCCAGACAGCCCGCTCGATTTTCCGGTCCTGGTGTTGCCAGGCAAGTTGACGGCCACTGCGCCGCCGATCGCTGCGACCTCTGTTTATGGACTCCTGCGAGATCAGGTGTTGAAGGGTTGACGATCACCCGTTGGCCCTTGCGGAGTTGCCCTCATGTTATCCTGATCCTGGGGCAGGAGTGGGCTCGAGCGGAGTCTCGTCCTACCGCCGTGACGATGTGGGGTAGGGCGAGATTCCACTCGAGCCCTGAAGGGCCCTAGGTGGTCGAATTGGAAGAGGGCTGCGTCGTGGAGAGCTGATGTGGCTTCGACTTACCAACGGAGGTCGTGAATCCTTCCCTGAAAAGGCCAGTCTTCTTCCTTCTCCACCAACCGATCGCGGACAGGATTCCCGCGAAGATAGGCCCATTTTTCCGAGTAGCTCTCACCGTTTCGTAGTCGATGGTGAAACACACCTGCTTGCCATTGCCACTCGGGATGTTGATGTTGTTTGCGAACCTGGCGTTTCCAATAGGTGACCCAGGAAGTAAACGGACATTCAACTTGGCGGGGGGCAGCAAAAAAATGGAGAGGGTCCGGCATCAGAATGTAGTCGCTCACCAGCCACCAGGTTGCACGGGACCAAACGTCTCGCAGAACCTGGTGCGCTTCATGGCAGGTCAGCCAGGGTTCTCGGTTTTCTGTGCATACGGTGGCCCATACCCAGTTGGGTTCTCCTCGTTGGATGTGCACGGATTCCGACGGGCGTTTCCTCCCCGGCTTACCGAAGTAGTCCTCCTTCATTGAGAGCTGGGGATAATCAAACGCTACGAAATTGTCTACGAAATTACCCCGAAACCTTATGGAATGCGCCGAGTTTTTCCACCCTCGCGGAGATGCCCATTGCTTATTCTGACCCTGGGGCTCTTGTGGGCTCGACAGAGTCTCTCCCTACCTTAGTGACGATGCGGAGTTGCCCTCATGTTCTCCTGCACCTGGGCCAGGAGTGGGCTCAAATCCCGCTTGCCGAATCACTCGCCGCTGCTCTCTTCGAAGGCGGCTTTGATCTGCTGGAGGTTCATTCCAGAGCCGAGTAGGAGCATCAACTTGATCCGCGCTTTGGGGCCGGGGAGCATGCCTCCCAGGATCGCTCCCCGTTGCGTGAGTTGGTGTCCGCCCCCGTCGTAAGCGTAGGTATCCAGCACCCTTCCCTTGGGACAGCGCGAGGTGAGGATCACGGGGATTCCCTGCGCGATCGCCCGCTCGATGGCGGGCACGGACGCGGGCGGAACATTACCGCGGCCCAGAGCCTCCAGCACGATGCCTTGGGCACCGTCGCTCACGGCGTGATCGATGAGACGTCCGTTGAACCCGGCGTAGACACGGATCATCTCCACGCGCTCTTCCAGGGTCGTAGCTTGGACTTGTTCACGCCGCTTGGGAGTTCGGGTGATGAACAGGCGATCCTTGTCGAGAAAGCCCAGAGGTCCAAAGCTCAGGCTCTGGAACGTGTCCACGGCTTCGGTATGGGTTTTGCTAACCTCGGCGGCGGCGAGCACTTGATCATTCATGACCACCAAAGCTCCCAGGTTTCGAGTTTCCGGAGCTGCAGCCACGCGAATCGCCGCCCGGAGATTGGCGGGACCGTCCCAGCTGAGTTCCGAGCTATTGCGCATCGCGCCGACGAACACCACCGGTTTTGCGGAGGTGTGGAGCAAGTCCTGCAAATAGGCGGTCTCCTCCAGGGTGTCGGTGCCGTGTGTGACGACCACGCCCAGTTGGGTGGGATGTTCGAGGATGTGGGCAATCCTTCGCGTCAGCTCGAGCATTCGCGGCGGCGTCATGTGCGGCCCGGGCAGCAGTCCAAAGTTTTCGCTTTGAATTTCGATGTTCGGCGGGAGGTCAGATACTTGAGCCAAGATCTGTTCTCCCGACAACTGGGGAACGGCTCCGCCGGTCTCTCGATCGAACTTCATTGAGATGGTGCCGCCGGTGAAAACGATTGTGATTTTTGAGTTCACTCTTGAGAATGATGTCCATGGATCCAAATGAGAAGCAACTGAGGAGATCCGCGCTTTCTTCCCCCGGCAGGGGGTGGCTGAGCGGCTCGGGAATGCTCGTCGCCTGCGGTCTGGCACTCCAGGCCATCGCCGGCTCAGCAGATTCAGGCCGGTTGGAGTTCAATCGGGACATCCGTCCGATTCTCTCGGAAAACTGCTACCTTTGCCATGGGCCGGATAAGAACACCCGCAAGGGCAAGCTGCGGCTCGATCAGCGCGAGGAGGCGGTCGCCAAGCGCGCCTTGGTTCCCGGGAAACCGGAGGACAGCGAGTTAATGAAGCGGTTGGTGACCGCGGATCCCGAAGAAGTGATGCCTCCTCCGGACACCCATAAAACCATCAGCCCCGCACAGCGCGAGCTGCTGCGGCGCTGGATTGCCGAGGGTGCCGAGTATCAGCCTCACTGGGCCTATCGCACTCCTGAACGACCGGCGCTGCCGGTGGTGAAACAGGGGGAGTGGGTGAAAAAGCCAATCGATGCCTTTATCCTGGAAGCCCTTGAACGCCGCGGAATCGCACCCTCGCCGGAGGCGGACCGGGCGACGCTCCTTCGCCGTTTGAGCCTGGATCTGATCGGACTTCCGCCCTCGCCCGACGAGATCGCGGCCTTCGTCAAAGATCGGCGTTCGGACGCCTATGCGCGCCAGGTGGAGCGGCTCCTCCGGTCTCCCCATTTCGGCGAGCGTATGGCGGTCGGGTGGTTGGATCTGGTGCGGTACGCCGACACGGTGGGTTACCATGGGGATCAGAACATCAATGTGTTTCCGTATCGGGACTACGTCATCCGTTCCTTCAATGAAAACAAGCCCTTCGATCGATTCACCGTCGAACAGATCGCGGGGGACTTGCTCCCCAACGCCACGGAGGAGCAAAAAGTGGCTACCGGGTTCAATCGGTTAAACATGGTCACCCGGGAAGGAGGCGCCCAGCCCAAGGAGTATCTCGCGAAATATGCGGCCGATCGCGTTCGCACGGTGGCCGCGACCTGGCTGGGATCCACCATGGGTTGCGCCGAGTGCCACGATCATAAGTTCGACCCCTTCACGATGAAGGACTTTTACTCGATGGCTGCCTTCTTCGCGGACGTGAAGCAGTGGGGAGTGTATCAGGATTATAACTACACGCCGAATCCGGACCTCAAAGGCTGGAGCAACGACCATCCCTTTCCGCCCGAGATCGAGGTGGATAGTCCTTACCTTCAACAGCGAGCGGCGCGGATTCGATCTTCCTTGGATGCGGTTTTGGATCAGGTGCGTGACTCCGTCCAGGGAAGGGCGGCTCGCACTGCAGAGTTGGAAACATGGGTGTCGGACGCTCGACGTTTTCTCTCCGCCCATCCATCGGGATGGAGTGCCGAAGGAATCACTCTTCTGTCCTCCTCGAAGAACGCGACGCTCTCAAGCGAGGGCGAGGTGCGGGTAACAGGAGGACGCGAGAATCAGGAGTTTGTGCTGGCCCTGGCACCTGAGGAGAGCTGGGTGGGGGCGGTGCGGGTGGAGCTTCTGCCCGATGAAGCGAAGCACATTGCCCGTGGGGGCGGCCGACTCGCTGTGACGGTTCGGGTGGGGCTGAGTCGGGGAACCAACGCCCCGCAGAATCTGCCCGTCTACTTTGCCGAGGCGTCGGACAAGGATCCGCGTTATGCCAACGGTTATGAGATTCTTGGCATCAAGGACAGCTGGCGAACCGCGCTGGCGAAAACGGATCAGGCGCAAACGGGTGTGTGGGTGTTGGAGACACCGGTTCGCCTCGCCAGGGGTGATCGGTTGCGGGTGACCCTTAAGTCCGATGCCCTGAGCCGGGTTCGGGTGAGCACGACTCCGTTTGCCTCGGCGGATCCGCTTCGCAGCGGTGCGGATCCTGGCTGGGACCGGCTCTTGAAACGTCAGCCGAGCGCTTGGACGGGGAGGACTGGGCACCGGTTGCTGGAATCGGCGATGTGGGCCGGAGTGCTTGGCCGAGCGGAGCGCGCGCGCTACCGCGAGCTTCACGGCGAGCTGATCGAGTGTCGGGGGGGGAAGTCCCCCACGGTGGTCACGGTGGCTTGGAAGCCGGCTGTCACTCGGGTGCTCCCTCGGGGTAACTGGCAAGATGAGTCCGGTGACCCCTTAAATCCCCTGCCTCCGCAGGGCTTGGTGCGGTCGGGTTGGGGTGAGGCACGACCCATGAATCGGTTGGATCTGGCTCGCTGGCTGGTGGCGTCCGACAACCCGCTGACGGCTCGCGTGGTGATGAACCGGCTCTGGAAACAGCTGTTTGGGAATGGCATCTCGGCCTCGGTCGACGATTTAGGCTCACAGGGCGAGTGGCCCACGCATCCGGCTTTGTTGGATTGGCTGGCGGTGGAGTTTCGGGAAGGCGGATGGGATCTCAAGGCGATGGTGCGAACCCTGGTTCTTTCATCGACGTACCGGCAGTCCTCCAACCTGAGGCCGGAGCTAAAGGATCTTGATCCGAACAACCGCCTGCTGGCCTCGCAGAATCCGCGTCGTTTGGAGGCGGAGTTCGTCAGGGACAATGCCCTCCAGATCGCCGGGTTGCTGCAGCGGGATATCGGCGGCCCCAGCGTTCGGCCCTACCAGCCCGCGGGCTATTACGCTCCGCTTCAGTTTCCGGATCGGGACTATCAACCCCAGAAGGATGATCGCCAATACCGTCGCGGGCTCTACATGCACTGGCAGCGCACCTTTCTCCACCCGATGCTGGCCAACTTCGATGCTCCCGCGCGGGAAGAGTGCACCGCGATGCGCACGGTTTCCAACACTCCTCAACAGGCGTTGACGTTGTTGAACGACCCTTCGTTCGTCGAGGCGGCTCGCGTGCTGGCACAGGATTTGGTGACGTCCCTCCCGGCGAAGCCGCGTCGCGGCGCGGACCGGTTGGCTCCCAGCCTTGAACGGTTGAACACTTTATTTCTGAGGGCACTGGGACGCCCTCCCACCTCGGCGGAGGCAGAATCGCTGACGCGCTTCGCTGAGCAGCAGTTCGTTTATTACCAGTCGAGCCCGGCCGAGGCTTCCGAGTTGCTGAAGGTTGGATTCAGTCCCTCGATCGGGGGAAGCGATCCGGCCGAGTTGGCCGCTTGGACCTCGGTATGTCGCGTGGTGCTCAATATGCACGAAACGCTGACGAGGTATTGAACCAGAGAAGCTCCCATGAATGGTGAACGTATGAAGACCCCATTGACCACGACCGAGTTTCAGCAGGGAATACAGCGTCGAACTTTTTTGTGGAACTCGGCCTATGGTTTGGGTGCCGCGGCTCTGGCCCGCTTGCTTGGCCCGCAGCCCTTGCATGCCGCCGCTCCGTCTGCGGCCGGCGCTACGAAGAAGTGGCGGGGAGTGATTGCGCAGCCCCATAGCCCGGTGCGGGCTAAACGCATTATCCATCTCTGCATGGCTGGTGGACCGTCGCATCTGGAGAGCTTTGATTGGAAGCCGGAGCTGAAGCGCCTGCATGATCAGCCCTTTCCTGATTCCTATACCAAGGGGCAGCAGCTGGCCCAGTTGCAGAACACGGTTCTGAAGGCGCGGGGCTCGTTCGTGGAGTTCAAGCCGTGCGGGAAATCCGGCCTCGAGATCTCCACCCTCTTTCCGCATATCGGAAGCGTGGCGGATGATCTCTGCATCATTCGATCGATGCAGACCGAGCAGATCAACCATGACCCTGCTCATGCGTTTATGAACTCGGGCTCGATCATTAAGGGGCGGCCCAGCATGGGTTCCTGGCTCTTGTATGGGTTGGGGGCGGAGACCGAGGATTTACCGGGGTTCATTGTGCTGACTTCGGCGGGCAAGTATGGGCTGCAGCCGGTCTCAGCGCGACAGTGGTCGAGCGGATTTCTGCCCAGCCAGTTCCAGGGCATTCTGTTTCAATCTCGGGGAGAGGCGGTGCACTACGTGGGCAATCCGCCGGGTGTCTGTCAGAGCACTCAGCGTCAGGTGGTGGAGGAAATCAACCGCCTCAACGGGATGTTGGCCGAGCGTCGGGTCGATCCTGAAATTCAGACCCGCATTGCGCAGTATGAGATGGCGTTTCGAATGCAGGCTTCAGTCCCTGACCTTACCGATTTCAGCAAGGAATCCGCCTCCACCTTGGAGCGCTATGGGGTTAAGGAGCCGGGTGATGGCAGCTTTGCATCGAACTGTTTGTTGGCGCGGCGCTTGGCCGAACGGGGCGTGCGCATGATTCAGTTGTATCATCGGGCTTGGGATCATCATGGGGATATTGAGAAAGCCATGCCCTCGGCCGCGAAGGATGTGGACCAGCCGACGGCCGCCTTGATTCGCGACCTGAAGGAGCGTGGGATGCTTGATGACACCTTAATCCTCTGGGGTGGCGAGTTTGGTCGGACGCCCATGGGGCAGGGATCGGGACGCGACCATCATATCCTGGCCTTCTCCGTCTTTGCGGCCGGAGGCGGAGTTCGGGCGGGAACCGCGTATGGCGCTACCGATGACCTTGGGTATCGCGCGGTGGAGAATGTGGTCAATGTCCACGATCTCCATGCGACGTTGCTGCACCTGATGGGCATCGACCACAAGCGACTCAATTTTAAGTTTCAAGGGTTGGATGCTCGGCTGACGGGGATCGCGGGGAATGTGGTGAAAGGGATCCTCGGCTAGCAGCAAACACCGCCGGCGCGATGGCACGGTTGTTGTGAGGTGCGGAAACCTCAAGGCATCGCGCCGGCGGTGTTTGCTGCTAGGAGGCACTGCGTGCGGCAAGACTGCACCTTGAGGACCTCCATGCTCCGTTGCTGGTGAGGGGACACCTTGGTAAAGTGCACGTGAATCGAGGCCATCAACCTGGTGGAGAAAAACGGGGACATGGAGTCTTGGTAGCTGGTCTTCTCTGCGGCTCTTCCCGTCTCTGCGCTGCATCATTCAGCTCTCCCTGGGCCCCGGTGCAGTTTGAGGTGTCGCGGTGAGATTGAGGTTGAATTCAGCGGGTAGCTTGCCTTGCGATGGTGCGGGCTTTCAGCCCTCAGCGTGTGTAGGGGTGCCGAAACCTGGGGTTCTCACCCCAGGCTGGGATGGTGCTGGGCCTGTGGCCCGCGGACTCCAACACTACTGATCCATTCCATTCGAATCTGCGCTCAAAGGTCTGAGCTGGGGCTGGTATTGGATCGGAGGCTCGTCGGGCTTCAGCACCAAAGGTGCGTCCCATCCCAGCCTGGGGTGACAACCCCAGGGAAACATCCCCTCTCCCTCAAGGGCTGAAAGCCCGGCATAAAGCCCCCGAGTCCGTCGCGACCGCACCTCCTTTCTCATTCACCTCTATTCTCCCCCCTTCCTCGACGCTTCAAACTTGTGCCTTGAGCTCGTTTTCGCTACTCAGCTTTGTCGCTTTTAAGAAATACTCGTGGAGGAGACCTATGCCTAAGCTTTTCATCATCGCGAGCTTGTTACTGCTGACGATGGAGTGCGGGTTCAGCCAGGGCTCGGTTGTCTACCACAACACGAGTCAGAGAGACAAATATGTCTTCATGCCCGATCCGTCGGCTCCAGCCTTGGCAAGACTCGGTGGAAGCTTGTCGGATTATCAGGGTTTCCAGAAAGTGGAAGGTCCGGGCTATTATGCCGAGCTTTGGTGGGCTCCCGGCGAAGGACAGCCGGAAGCCAGTCTTGGCCCGGTGCCCGGGTCCCTGGTCACGTTTCGCATCGGCCCTACGGCTGGCTTGATCAACGGCAAGGCCAGACTGGAGATCCCCGGAACTTTCGGAGGGGATCGGGTGACCCTACAACTACGGGTCTGGGAAAACTTCGGGCAAACCGTCAACACCTGGGAGGAAGCGATGGACGCCGGATGCATCCATGGAAAATCAAATCTCCTCGGTTATGAGCTCGCCGGAGTAGATCCAGCCGGGAATGATAGGTTAGGGTCAGGCAATATGTCCTATGCCTTACAATACTTCAGCCTCGTCATCCCCGAGCCATCCTCCGTCTCCCTGCTTTGGTTGGGATTAGGGGCCTGGAGCGTATCCTGCAGACGCAGAGGTTCAGAGTGAAGAACGGGTCCTGAGGATTGCCGACGGAAATCCCGACTATTCCTCGGACTGAACCAAGCACCGGACGGATTTACACCGCAGAGACGGGAAGAGCGCAGAGAAGACTGAAAAAGGGACAACTGCCTGATCTTAGATCTGATCGTTATCGATCAAGGTTGATCGGTCGCTTCTTCTCTGTGGCCCTTTCTGGGTGCGTGGACGCCAGGGATCAAGTTGGCGTGTAGGAAAAGCGGCAGGACAGCGCTTTTCCTTCGGGTGAGACTGCACAGCTCCGGACACCGAAACGAGGCTTGGTTCATGGAGAGGCCGTCCGATTACAACGGCCAGTGCGGGGTGGCTTCGGTGTCGAGTGAGCTGGGAGCGACGCCCGTGAGCCACTTTCGCTCAGCGAGAATGCCGATCATGCCCGCATTGTCGGTGCACAGGGAGGGTTCGGCTAGTCGTAGATCGATTCCGCGTGCGGCGCAGGCTGACTGGAGAGACGCCCGGAGGCCGCGATTGCAGGTCACGCCTCCGGAAGCGGTCACACAGCCAAACCCGCAGGCTTCTGTCGCGCGAATGGTTTTCGTGACCAGCACGTCCACGATCGCCGCCTGTACGCTGGCGCAGAGATCATTCTGTTCCGGTCCGGGTTGGCGCAGCTCCGGATGTTTCTCGATAAAGTAGCGAACCGACGTCTTGAGTCCGCTAAAGCTGAATTCATAGCCCGGATCCTTCAGCATGGGCCGGGGGAAAGCATAGGCCTTTGGATTTCCCTGGGCAGCAAGACGATCAAGTTCGGGACCGCCGGGGTACGGGAGTCCAATGAGCTTGGCGATCTTGTCGAAGCATTCTCCAGCCGCATCGTCGATGGTCCCGCCCAGAATGGTGTGCTGGAGCAAGCCTGCGACCTGGACCAGGAGTGTGTGTCCCCCGCTCACAATCAGCGAGAGGTTGGGGGCGAAGGATCCAAAGTCGGCGGCGGGCGGATTGCCTTGGATCCACGGCGAGTAGAGATGGGCCTCGTGATGGTGGATTCCGAAGAACGGGCGCTGGAGGGCGAAGGCAAAACTTTGCGCGAATTTGAGGCCGGTCATCAGCGCGTTGGGCAGGCCGGGGCCTTGGGTAGCGGCCACCGCCTGGACCTCAGCTGCGGAGATTCCGGCCTGGCTCAGCGCCAGACGAACCACGACCGGCAGGTTGCGCAAGTGTTCGCGGGTGGCGAGTTCGGGCACCACGCCGCCATATTCCGCGTGCAGTTTGGTTTGCGATGAAACCACGTTGGCGAGGATCCGGCCTTCGTGGATCACCGCCGCGCTACTCTCATCGCAAGAACTTTCAATCGCCAGCAACATGGTTGCGGTAGTCTTGTCGATCCGCTCGGCGGAATCGACAAGAATGAAGGGGCGGGTGATTTGAAGTGGGGAGCTCGGGGGATCCCGACTCCGTCGATGCCGAAAAGCTGTAGAGGGCTACAGGACTCTGGAACTATAGCCCTCGTCGGACCACTTCGCGGTCAACTCCAAGACGCTCCGCGAGGACGCTAGCCCCTATGGAGTGCGGCAGCCCTCTCTGAGTATTACCCACAAGTTCTTCGACCAGATGTTAGAATCCCACAGGGATTCCGCCTCAAAGCCCAGGGTTGGCGCGAAGCGGGAGCGCCTACCCTGGGTTAGTAGTTGTTTTCTCACAACCCCAACGCGGGTTGCGACTGGATCGGCCAACACCCCCAAACAAACCGCAACCCACGATGGGGTTGTGAATTCTATGGGTTTTTCCCAGGGTAGCTCGTTCCTCGCAACCCTGGGCTTTGAGGCGCTATCCCGTTGGGATAGAGGTCCAAGATCTTCCGAACTTGTGGGTAATGCTTAGAGACCTCTACCGCTTTCGTCCCCCCGGCGTAGCCGGGATCCCCTGATCTCGCCCACTTTTAATTACACCCGTTACCACACGGCAGGCGTTTTCCACCTCGACAGGGCGATCAATCTTCCAGGTCCAACTGGCCGCCGGTGATAGCGATCAGGACGGCTTGGCGGATGATTGGGAATATGCGTATTTCAACAGCCTGAGTCACAACGGCGCCGAGGACTCAGATGGGGATGATCGTAGCGATGGCGAGGAGTATCGAGCCGGGACGAGTCCAGTCAGCGGTGAATCGGTTCTGCGCGTGTTCACTCTGCGTCGGTCCGGGGCTGCCGGAGTGCAAGTCTTGTGGGCGGCGGTACCGGGCAAGATCTATGGCATTCAGCGTCGGGACTCACTGGCTGATGCCGCGTGGCAGGACGTGGGTTCAGTGAGAGCGCTGACCAGCACAGCGGACTGGACAGATGTCGATCCTTCGGTGTTCGGGCAGCGCTACTACCGGGTCTTCGTAATGGAGTAGGGCGCGAGCCCGCAGCCTCGTCTCCCGTTTTCAGAAGGATTCCTAGCCCGTATAGCTCGACCCGCTTTACGGACTTCGTGAGGACGGCGCTGCCGCACCGGAACGGGGCGGCAATTCACGGCCCGGGACCTGGCTTTGGTCCAGCCAGCGGTGGAGGGTTTCCCGCAGTTCGCGCGCGTGGATGGGTTTGGTCAGATAATCGTCCATCCCGGCAGCGAGGCAGGCGAGGCGATCTCCTGGCATGGCGCTGGCGGTGATCGCGACAATCGGAACGTGGCGCGAGGGCGGCCGCCCGGCAACGTTCGCTCGTTCAGCCTCGATCCGCCGGATCTCCGCGCTCGCGGCCAGGCCATCCATGACCGGC
It encodes:
- a CDS encoding PEP-CTERM sorting domain-containing protein (PEP-CTERM proteins occur, often in large numbers, in the proteomes of bacteria that also encode an exosortase, a predicted intramembrane cysteine proteinase. The presence of a PEP-CTERM domain at a protein's C-terminus predicts cleavage within the sorting domain, followed by covalent anchoring to some some component of the (usually Gram-negative) cell surface. Many PEP-CTERM proteins exhibit an unusual sequence composition that includes large numbers of potential glycosylation sites. Expression of one such protein has been shown restore the ability of a bacterium to form floc, a type of biofilm.) yields the protein MPKLFIIASLLLLTMECGFSQGSVVYHNTSQRDKYVFMPDPSAPALARLGGSLSDYQGFQKVEGPGYYAELWWAPGEGQPEASLGPVPGSLVTFRIGPTAGLINGKARLEIPGTFGGDRVTLQLRVWENFGQTVNTWEEAMDAGCIHGKSNLLGYELAGVDPAGNDRLGSGNMSYALQYFSLVIPEPSSVSLLWLGLGAWSVSCRRRGSE
- the tsaD gene encoding tRNA (adenosine(37)-N6)-threonylcarbamoyltransferase complex transferase subunit TsaD → MLLAIESSCDESSAAVIHEGRILANVVSSQTKLHAEYGGVVPELATREHLRNLPVVVRLALSQAGISAAEVQAVAATQGPGLPNALMTGLKFAQSFAFALQRPFFGIHHHEAHLYSPWIQGNPPAADFGSFAPNLSLIVSGGHTLLVQVAGLLQHTILGGTIDDAAGECFDKIAKLIGLPYPGGPELDRLAAQGNPKAYAFPRPMLKDPGYEFSFSGLKTSVRYFIEKHPELRQPGPEQNDLCASVQAAIVDVLVTKTIRATEACGFGCVTASGGVTCNRGLRASLQSACAARGIDLRLAEPSLCTDNAGMIGILAERKWLTGVAPSSLDTEATPHWPL